One Salvia miltiorrhiza cultivar Shanhuang (shh) chromosome 6, IMPLAD_Smil_shh, whole genome shotgun sequence genomic window, GAGACGCAACGACGCTAGAGCAAATCCTAACAGAAGATCCGCTGATACTGGACAGGATCATCGTCTCCTGCATCTCCGAAACCCCCCTCCACACCGTGGCGGCGCTCGGACACCTCCGATTCGTCAAGCTACTGCTGAGCCGGACGCCGGAGTTGGCGGCCGAGCTGGACTCGCGGGGGTGCTCGCCGCTGCACCTCGCGGCGGCCAAGGGGCACGCGGATGTTGTGACGGAGCTCCTGCGCGAGGGCGGCAAATCCGGATCTGTTCGAAACGCGGACGGGAGGAACCCCCTGCACGTGGCGGCGGTCAAGGGGAGGGCGGCGGTGCTGGCGGAGATGGTGCGGGTCAAACCTGAGTTGACTCAGACTGTGACGGACCGGGGCGAGACCGGTTTGCATCTGTCCGTGAAGTGGAATAGGGCGGAGGCGGTCAGGGTTTTGGGGGAGGAGATGAGCCGGAACGGTGACGTTTTGAATTGGAAGGATTGTGAGGGAAATACAGCTCTGCATATTGCAATCGCTAATAAGCATCTTCAGGTGAGTTCAATTTCTTGATCAGATTTAGTTTACTGTCACAGTCATCATCAACGATTAGCCctagcttctttttttttttttttttttcattctttatCTTTCATTTTGGCTGGTATTTTGTACTGATGAATGATGGTGTTCTATTTCTGTGTTTGAGTCTTGAATTAGGGATTTGATTAATTGGTGGTAATGTTGAAAACCTGAGTGTTGGGATCATGATTTGTCAAATGCTGCCTCAATGTTaacacctttcaatttgttgctaCACGACCTGGGTATATATCATTCGGCTAGTATTAAGCTCGATATTAATTGGGGTATTAgtttgcaataaattgaaagatAGTGACAAATAAATTGAAAGATAGTGACATTATTGCAATATTTTAAACGTCACTAACATTATAAAATGAGTGAAAGTTCTTTCATTACTTAGCAATTAATTTCTCCCAAAAGGGTTTAATCTATATAAGCAGGACTTATATAGTGGTGGGGAGTTTGGAGTGAGAGTTAAGATAGATAGATCTCTTGTTTGTGTATTTGGGTGAGAAGGGGTATGATGATGACGATATTCTGATTTGAAATTTGAACAGATCATCGAGTATTTGGTATCATTGAATGGATTGCAAGTGAATGCGTTGAATAAGAGTGGATTGACAGCTCTAGATGTATTGGAACAAAGTCCACGAGGCCTAAGAGACATGGAGATCGAATATTTACTCAGGAAGGCTGGAGCTTCAAATGTCAAGGATCTGCACTTGATCGGCGATGATTGGGCGCCGGCAAGAGCCAAGGAGACAAACGCGAGAGCGTTGTCTACGAAGAAATCAGTGGGAGAGAAGAAGTCCGCGGACTGGCTGGGGAGGAAGCGTAGTTCACTAATGGTGGTGGCGTCTCTGATAGCAACGGTGGCCTTTCAGGCGGGGCTGACTCCTCCCGGTGGCGTCTGGCAGGACGACTACGTGATAGACGAGGATGGGAATGCGGTGACCGATCCTCACTCTGTCGGGCAAGCGGTGATGGCGTATAAGCAGCCCAAGGAATATGGGATCTTCATGATATGCAACACGGTGGCATTCCTGTCGTCTCTCAGCATAATCTTGATACTCGTGAGCGGGCTGCCGCTGACGAGAAGGCGGTGGATGTGGGTGCAGATGGTGATCATGTGGATCGCCATCACGGCCCTCGAGGCAACGTATTTCATCACCCTCACGGGCATGTCGCCCGACGATGTTGGGAGCATGCTGCGGGAGGTGACGGAGAAGTCGGTGCTGGCGTGGATGACGGTCATGGCCGTTGTGTTTATAGGGAATATTGTGAGGTTGAATTTGTGGGTTCTTAGAAAGTATGGATGGATTAAAGAGAAGAAGAGACGGTCGGAAGGTGTGGATGATGATGATCAAGAAGATGTTTTTGAATAGcttttttttcttcacaattttttttatcaggaaaTGTAACTGTGAGAGTGCTTGATTCTGTTGAGTGAGTCATTTTTTGGCGTTTGACCTGCTTCCTGCAATCTTGCAGGTGTACATAGCgcatttctctctctatcttaattttttgtttatttgtaatatacaaaagaaaattatagAATAGAAAGTTGTATAGATTACTTGTTTTTTCTTAAGACTAGCCCCATAGTGTACTATACTTTTATACAAGTGATTGTGTTTCGCAATTATATTCAAACGTGTTAATTTAACCCGAAATTTATCGGCTCGTTCAAATAGATCGACAATTCGAGatgattaaaattgaaaaaaatttaattcgATAAAACTCCAACACGAATATTCTATAATTGAATAATTCGACAATGTATGATAGGGTTGACTCAAAATAGCCCGAACTTTATAGGATTGACTCGGAAACAATGTGTTCATATGATATTATGATTGtatgaaaattttctcattCTTTGATTTTTCAAcctttctttcttttggtaaataaaattttatttcaccATATGTAACAGTTTAAGATTACAAACTAACAAACATCAATTACAATCTCACAACTTTTAATTTTGAAGCAATTTAGCTAATTTAGGAAATTTTGAGCATTTCATCGCCAACATAATCATGCATATATGCTCTACTTACTTTGCTTTATTATTTTGCTTTTGAAAGTTAGTACTCTCTCCATGACTCCATCCTAATTCAATAGACCACAGAGTTTGGACACAAATATTAAGAAATGAATAGTTTATAACAAAATATGACagaaaagtaattttttttaaggatatATTTGTTTAAAAAATTGAAGAGGGAAATAAGGAAGATATAATTATGTGTGGACTATAATAacatttggtgtaaataatgagtcATGTGGGGATATGCGTTATATACTTTACGTTCCATTTTAGGTAGTGACCTATTGAAATGAGACGTCCAAATAAGGAAacatgacctattgaattgggacggagggagtatatttttttttccaaaggtttgtgaaattattttgattcaatattagaaagttaTACTAATCATTTCACTTCTCTATGTTTTTAATCTAATACTtaactgatgaggagtaaaacgCGTAAACGGCTGAGATTATGACACGTGTGTATTTGACAGCTAGATTCCAGGGAAAGATATTTACAGGGCTGTGAAATACACCGAAGCGTAGCCGTATTTACAGGGCTGGAGTCGAAGCAGAACAAATACTTTTACGGACGAAGGAACTCCTTCAGGCTTGGAATGGACACCCCTATTGATTACCGCTGATGTCACAAAAAGCCAAACGCCCGACAGGTTCTGACACGGCGCCAACGCGAAAGCCGTTATTCTGCATGAGTACTATTTTGTCCCTGTACCTATGTATCTTATAAATAGTCATTTATTCGGTTTAGTAATGTACGCTCACTACTTTTTCTAGAATACAACACACACTTCTCGTTTTCTGCATCTTTGGTGATTTCCCTCTCGTCAGCGTACTCAATTGTGCAGGTAATCGGACGGTATAAAATATAATCCCATTCTAGTTTTACAACtatatatcaaatagatttagtgtaatatttaatgaattaatatatttttataaatatataatactcaTTTCATCTACAAAATATGTACCCAATTTGTCATTTTTCGTCCATCCACTGTACATAATCTACTTTTGATAAATTTTTCATTTACAATAAAATAAGGCCATTGTTCTGTTCACAACACACCCATTTAGAAGTGGGTACATAAATTGTGTACATATGggatattttatttacaaaactacacttaaaataaaatagaatatgtCATATGAATATGATAGCAACCTTATATATTTTGTGTTcatgacattttttttatatattaatgtaGATAAAAACACGTCTTAGTTATGAACTTATGAGCTTAAATGGCACATAATAAAATTCCGACGTCTACATAAGAttaagggataattgcgtgaaaatacacaaaattttgccaaaaattcatatttgacgcgaagttaggattttacattttaatacaccaactttcgttgtttccaaatttgacacgacttaattcttaaaaaggGGTTGAAAAAAACATTTAaaccacttatgttataatttcatatttgaccccctttttgtaaataattatacaaagacccacttatgttataatttgagacatttaaaccaaaacaagatatttccttatgatgttttcttttaaaccattttaggcgcggatcaaagattaaaagaaaacatcataaggaaataataacataagtgggtctttgtataattatttataaaaaggggttattttttgaatttttaagaattaagtcgtgtcaaatttggacaacaacgaaagttggtgtattaaaatgtaaaatcctaacttcgcgtcaaatatgaatttttggcaaagtttgtgtatttaggtgcaattttccctaagATTAATCATtgtcaaaattttaatttgagcaAAATTCTAAAATATTGAAACTTCACgtattaattgataaaaaaataatattaattacaagtaaaaatttaaatatatatttacatacaattaattctaaaattataaCGATCTTGTGAAATGTTTTTTCCAGATAACTCCCAATTTTAGCCGACAGTTTTACTCTTCCCCCATGAATACCAGAAAAGCTAACTTTGTCAAAGTCCGAAACTTGAATAATAGTTGTATAAAGAAACTTGTCTTTCCTCAAGACAGAAACTCTGGAGATTTTGATGCGTCCTAAAAAtgacaattattttttttgcgtAAATATAATTCCATCGTTCCAAACGATCACAAACTATCAAGtttatataaaaatcataatcaaAAGGCCATGTGAGCAAAGCAACACGCTCATAAAATTCTATAACATCTGTGCTCCAAATAGACATAGTGGAAAAAACCT contains:
- the LOC130988395 gene encoding ankyrin repeat-containing protein ITN1-like — translated: MEKKLSEAALQGDATTLEQILTEDPLILDRIIVSCISETPLHTVAALGHLRFVKLLLSRTPELAAELDSRGCSPLHLAAAKGHADVVTELLREGGKSGSVRNADGRNPLHVAAVKGRAAVLAEMVRVKPELTQTVTDRGETGLHLSVKWNRAEAVRVLGEEMSRNGDVLNWKDCEGNTALHIAIANKHLQIIEYLVSLNGLQVNALNKSGLTALDVLEQSPRGLRDMEIEYLLRKAGASNVKDLHLIGDDWAPARAKETNARALSTKKSVGEKKSADWLGRKRSSLMVVASLIATVAFQAGLTPPGGVWQDDYVIDEDGNAVTDPHSVGQAVMAYKQPKEYGIFMICNTVAFLSSLSIILILVSGLPLTRRRWMWVQMVIMWIAITALEATYFITLTGMSPDDVGSMLREVTEKSVLAWMTVMAVVFIGNIVRLNLWVLRKYGWIKEKKRRSEGVDDDDQEDVFE